Proteins co-encoded in one Nostoc sp. MS1 genomic window:
- a CDS encoding DUF5677 domain-containing protein, with translation MSVSLIPTTQKIEQACELLNEAISRLLLAVSLCPPIGRYEADVEASNLLKLIIRHVESIISISQSDLVLLPSAIVVARSAYETAIKLLWIIDPQDPFNREVRWLAHLQTEEEFYIKMSNKLGKFGLGQEEQELATAIKEFRLGVTDKLPDGYRALSRLPNLYDMLTSLNQENKYITYIVFSQFSHANHHATKFYRKNLGINREIGEYISSQDWWSCFAIAWYCIHSTGEKFLSIIGGDPTKFLSLEFGNQIQTAIDAIKDDELNFINKNK, from the coding sequence ATGTCTGTATCATTAATCCCAACTACACAAAAAATTGAACAAGCCTGTGAATTACTTAATGAGGCAATCTCAAGACTGCTATTAGCTGTTTCCTTATGTCCACCCATTGGCAGGTACGAAGCAGATGTAGAAGCTTCCAACCTTTTAAAATTGATTATCCGCCATGTAGAAAGCATTATCTCAATCTCGCAGAGCGATTTAGTATTACTTCCATCTGCAATAGTTGTAGCTAGATCAGCCTATGAAACTGCTATAAAGTTACTTTGGATAATAGATCCTCAAGATCCTTTTAATAGAGAAGTTCGCTGGTTAGCTCATTTACAAACTGAAGAAGAGTTTTATATTAAAATGTCTAATAAATTAGGTAAATTTGGTCTTGGTCAAGAAGAACAAGAGCTTGCTACAGCAATAAAAGAGTTTCGTCTTGGAGTTACTGATAAATTACCCGATGGCTATAGAGCATTGAGTAGATTACCCAATCTCTACGATATGCTGACTTCTTTAAATCAAGAAAACAAATACATTACATATATAGTTTTTAGTCAGTTTTCTCATGCAAATCATCATGCAACGAAATTTTATAGAAAGAACTTGGGTATAAATAGAGAGATAGGTGAATATATTAGTTCACAAGACTGGTGGTCTTGTTTTGCTATAGCATGGTATTGCATTCACTCTACAGGAGAAAAATTCCTTTCTATCATAGGAGGCGATCCAACAAAGTTCCTTTCGCTTGAATTTGGAAATCAAATTCAAACTGCTATTGATGCGATAAAGGATGATGAACTTAATTTCATCAATAAGAATAAATAA
- a CDS encoding NACHT domain-containing protein: MSVAGKRSSLGDEYQLRVALHWLIRLIKDESIESIQVNSTGLLGEDSAISVDDIVVLYKNGYVCFIQAKKNQPQHNNWTLVDTELQKELRKARDQLESRGNSKVMFYSRSPFGELKKLVEDCRYYPEYSAFVRDAAQNQLECLKRLAKILERTEEITYFLIKQISFGSTNEFDEWDRQNKSDLESLVPNVDVALPILERFLASHETNLRDSRYLITRSDVLAELAKKGLYLTPRRTEAEILATFRQASKIGREWLRTIDDETICRSELSHLIELIEQGYKSILLTDCPGSGKTCLLLDLAKYIEDEKEPIWGLLFIKGDFFTKLQTEQDLVNRGLPEDIVGQCARLADYRRVIVIIDSLDVLSLSRQHDALKIFLGIIDRLEKLDKVTIIAACRNFDLEYDPLLRGRSWQHRVQIKPLDFDNEIKPFLIKWKVDISQITPELKALLQIPQNLRIYGKLANLGILLQSPSVYDLYNSFVEEVVVKNPRLGSEAIVALQNMAEQMMQQRSQSYPKVSFKTSEEIITELNSQQVLWEKSPGTLAFSHQTLGDYITVRAALSKNQTLADFILEHPQLPFIRPAIRAFFFYLRVYQINSFRRQVSQVLSHEKIAYHVKRLICESLSEITPVEEDWRLLRRIFQNYPDLFRRLLWRTNKGYWWNIITQHWLTEAKLAQDRETWLLQFIKWLAGWINIYPAEVVKFLKESITQKWISPQNLSSNILSLLLKLKKWNTEGIQELLEILVEDFEIEEHGYLGNVLRQWIQATNRGDSLLWKYITKDILPEDISQWNLDENLRCMPHNFGEESFLELRLCQSDTLLNVVINELETWSK, translated from the coding sequence ATGAGTGTTGCCGGAAAAAGGTCTAGCCTTGGAGATGAGTATCAACTGCGTGTAGCATTACACTGGTTAATTAGGCTCATAAAAGATGAGAGTATCGAAAGCATCCAAGTCAATTCAACAGGGCTACTAGGGGAAGATTCTGCGATCTCTGTAGATGATATTGTTGTACTCTATAAAAATGGCTACGTTTGCTTTATCCAAGCTAAGAAAAATCAGCCTCAACATAATAATTGGACTTTAGTAGATACGGAACTACAAAAAGAATTACGTAAGGCTAGAGATCAACTGGAATCACGAGGAAATTCCAAAGTTATGTTTTACTCTCGCTCGCCTTTTGGCGAGTTAAAGAAACTAGTAGAAGATTGTAGATATTACCCTGAATACTCAGCTTTTGTTCGAGATGCAGCCCAAAATCAATTAGAATGTTTAAAGCGACTTGCAAAAATTTTAGAGAGAACAGAAGAAATAACGTATTTTTTAATTAAACAAATAAGTTTTGGTTCTACTAATGAGTTTGATGAGTGGGATCGTCAGAACAAATCAGACCTTGAGAGCCTTGTGCCAAATGTTGATGTCGCTTTGCCTATACTAGAGCGTTTTCTGGCAAGCCACGAAACTAATTTGAGAGATTCGAGATACCTGATTACACGCTCAGACGTGTTAGCTGAATTAGCTAAAAAGGGACTATATTTAACTCCAAGACGCACTGAGGCAGAAATACTTGCAACCTTTAGGCAAGCTTCAAAAATTGGGCGAGAATGGTTACGAACTATAGATGATGAAACTATTTGCCGCTCTGAGCTATCACACTTAATTGAACTAATTGAGCAAGGATATAAAAGCATTCTACTAACAGACTGTCCTGGTAGTGGTAAAACTTGTTTATTGCTTGACCTTGCAAAATATATTGAAGATGAAAAAGAGCCAATTTGGGGATTGTTATTTATTAAAGGCGATTTCTTTACAAAATTGCAAACAGAACAAGATTTAGTAAACAGAGGTTTACCAGAAGATATTGTTGGTCAATGCGCTCGTCTTGCAGATTATCGCCGTGTTATCGTTATAATTGATTCTCTTGATGTTTTATCTTTAAGTCGTCAGCACGATGCTCTTAAAATCTTTTTAGGTATTATTGACCGTTTAGAAAAATTAGATAAAGTAACTATTATTGCTGCCTGCCGCAATTTTGACTTAGAATACGACCCTCTGCTTCGAGGTCGTTCCTGGCAACATAGAGTTCAAATAAAACCACTTGATTTTGATAATGAAATCAAACCTTTCTTAATTAAATGGAAAGTTGATATTTCTCAAATAACTCCTGAACTCAAAGCACTACTACAAATACCTCAAAATTTACGAATTTACGGTAAACTAGCAAATTTGGGTATCTTGTTACAATCTCCTTCTGTATACGACCTTTACAACAGTTTTGTTGAAGAAGTTGTTGTAAAAAATCCAAGACTTGGTAGTGAGGCTATAGTTGCATTACAAAATATGGCCGAACAGATGATGCAGCAGCGATCGCAATCTTATCCAAAAGTATCTTTTAAAACAAGTGAAGAAATCATCACAGAATTAAATAGTCAACAAGTGCTATGGGAAAAATCACCTGGGACTCTAGCTTTCTCTCACCAAACGTTAGGAGACTATATCACTGTCCGCGCAGCACTTTCTAAAAACCAAACTCTAGCAGACTTCATCCTTGAACATCCCCAACTGCCTTTTATTCGTCCAGCAATTAGAGCATTTTTCTTTTATCTGCGAGTTTATCAAATAAATAGCTTTAGGCGGCAAGTTTCTCAAGTTTTATCTCATGAGAAAATAGCATACCATGTTAAACGCCTAATTTGCGAGTCTTTAAGTGAGATTACACCAGTAGAGGAAGATTGGCGATTACTCAGACGCATTTTCCAAAATTACCCCGACTTGTTTCGACGGTTATTATGGAGAACAAATAAAGGTTATTGGTGGAATATTATTACACAGCACTGGTTGACTGAAGCAAAATTAGCACAAGATAGAGAAACTTGGTTGCTTCAGTTTATTAAATGGTTAGCAGGATGGATAAATATATATCCTGCTGAAGTAGTGAAATTTTTGAAAGAAAGCATAACTCAAAAATGGATATCTCCACAAAATCTTAGTAGCAACATATTATCCCTTCTACTCAAACTTAAGAAATGGAATACTGAAGGTATACAAGAGTTACTAGAAATTTTAGTAGAGGATTTTGAAATCGAAGAACATGGCTATCTTGGCAATGTATTACGCCAATGGATACAAGCAACTAATAGAGGTGATAGCTTATTATGGAAGTATATCACCAAAGATATTTTACCTGAAGATATAAGCCAATGGAATTTAGATGAAAATCTACGTTGTATGCCTCATAATTTTGGCGAAGAGAGTTTTTTAGAACTACGTCTTTGCCAATCTGACACTTTATTGAATGTAGTGATAAATGAATTAGAAACTTGGAGTAAGTAG